From Brassica oleracea var. oleracea cultivar TO1000 chromosome C3, BOL, whole genome shotgun sequence, a single genomic window includes:
- the LOC106333490 gene encoding protein CHUP1, chloroplastic-like — MTLVPSSESSYMMIITKHKRDVNLVVLQLGAALAVTFAGLLFSRFRKNTKSTIRPTLPPLRPQSSGSIKPIDRGDSETHRTNKEESLLGFSPRSESDADEKDVFLLPEFEDEVKKLDLLAHDGECESTKSDMSAAPLAFPSAEEADQEKEIKWLRNTVRALRERERCLEDKLLEYYSLKEQQKIAMELRSRLKLNQMETKVFNLKIKSLQAENEKLKAQCSEHSKVALELDLAKSEVHVLKKKLNIKTQQHVEQLLSLKERVAKLQEDEIKATLPDRDADKMVQRLRDLEGEINELRDSNTRLQFENFELAEKLESVQIIASSKLEDPEEMETLRQESNRLKSENEELKKEIEQLQGDRCTDLEQLVYLKWINACLRYELRTYQPPAGKTVARDLSTTLSPSSEEKAKQLILEYAHEEDHTDYDQWSSSQEESSSMITDSMFLDDSSVDTLFATKTKKSGKKKLMHKLMKILHGKDSTQEVKKRAGSSEPSSSSTCVHSTPRRPHSMDFQMLLRGEDEEDFKDHMKMLHRKSEGADASNYGEEECMESDQNRKKELIKYAEALRKSRSTKKLHKKSVSFFF; from the exons ATGACTTTGGTTCCTTCGTCAGAATCTTCTTACATGATGATTATTACCAAACACAAAAGAGATGTAAACCTGGTCGTGCTTCAACTAGGAGCCGCCTTAGCCGTAACATTCGCTGGGCTTCTCTTTTCTCGGTTTAGAAAGAATACTAAAAGCACAATCAGACCCACTTTGCCTCCTCTTCGACCTCAATCATCAGGTTCCATCAAACCCATCGAT AGAGGAGATTCAGAAACGCATAGGACTAATAAGGAAGAGTCTTTACTCGGTTTTTCGCCAAGAAGTGAAAGTGACGCTGATGAAAAAGATGTGTTTCTTTTACCGGAGTTCGAAGATGAAGTCAAGAAGTTAGATTTATTGGCCCATGATGGTGAATGTGAATCTACAAAATCAGATATGTCTGCAGCTCCTTTAGCGTTTCCAAGTGCAGAGGAAGCTGATCAAGAGAAGGAGATTAAGTGGCTGAGAAACACTGTGAGGGCGTTGCGTGAGAGAGAGAGGTGTCTTGAGGATAAGTTGTTGGAGTATTACAGTCTCAAGGAGCAGCAAAAGATTGCAATGGAGCTAAGAAGTAGACTGAAACTAAACCAGATGGAGACTAAAGTTTTCAACCTCAAGATTAAGTCTTTGCAAGCTGAGAACGAGAAACTCAAGGCTCAGTGTTCTGAGCATTCTAAGGTTGCGTTGGAGCTGGATTTGGCTAAGTCTGAGGTTCATGTGCTGAAGAAGAAGCTCAACATCAAAACACAACAACACGTGGAGCAGCTCTTGTCTCTTAAAGAACGAGTGGCCAAGCTTCAAGAAGATGAGATCAAGGCTACTTTACCTGATCGTGATGCGGATAAGATGGTGCAGAGGCTAAGGGATTTGGAAGGAGAGATCAACGAGCTTAGAGACTCCAACACGAGATTACAGTTTGAGAATTTTGAACTAGCTGAGAAGCTGGAGTCTGTTCAGATCATAGCGAGTTCCAAGTTGGAGGATCCAGAGGAG ATGGAGACATTACGCCAAGAGAGTAACCGATTGAAGAGTGAAAACGAAGAGCTGAAGAAGGAGATAGAGCAGCTTCAAGGAGATAGATGCACTGACCTGGAACAGCTTGTTTATCTCAAATGGATCAATGCATGCTTAAGATATGAGCTGAGAACATACCAACCACCTGCTGGTAAAACCGTTGCTAGGGATCTAAGTACTACTCTAAGCCCTAGTTCAGAGGAGAAAGCTAAGCAACTAATTCTTGAATACGCACACGAGGAAGATCATACAGACTATGATCAATGGTCATCTTCTCAGGAGGAGTCATCATCAATGATCACTGACTCAATGTTCTTGGATGATTCCTCTGTTGACACTTTGTTCGCAACGAAAACCAAAAAGTCAGGGAAGAAGAAGCTTATGCATAAGCTGATGAAGATCTTACACGGTAAAGATAGTACTCAAGAGGTGAAGAAGAGAGCTGGTTCTTCTGAACCGAGCAGCTCAAGCACATGTGTTCATTCGACTCCTAGGAGGCCTCATTCAATGGACTTCCAAATGTTGCTGCGTGGAGAAGATGAGGAGGACTTCAAGGATCACATGAAGATGTTGCATCGTAAGAGTGAAGGAGCAGATGCTTCTAACTATGGAGAAGAAGAGTGTATGGAATCAGATCAGAACAGGAAGAAAGAGCTGATTAAATACGCAGAAGCGCTTAGGAAGTCTCGTTCCACAAAGAAGCTGCATAAAAAATCTGTCTCGTTTTTCTTCTGA